In Silene latifolia isolate original U9 population chromosome 3, ASM4854445v1, whole genome shotgun sequence, a single window of DNA contains:
- the LOC141649965 gene encoding uncharacterized protein LOC141649965: MNLLSLNCRGLGNPDAVCGLKNLLRREEASVVFLCETKLSSGEMHRVWSRFDGYTGVAVDSVGRSGGLAFLWRDDVRCTLQSASMHHMDFDVEMREIKSRVTGFYGWPAVQDRHLSWDLLRLLASESAGPRLCVGNYNEVLFSSEMKGGERAQWQMNNFRDAVDECGLRDIPSEGYAFTFDNGQSGEDNKHIRIDRAMATGDWRLRDECGPRKKFSFEHVWVGEEGCEDTIRRAWERDEGDVLATIENCARDLLNWKGISIGKVVKELRAKRPRLKVLNEGDVSTRDVEERRRVIRDISKLLRHEELFWRQRSRAIWLKEGDKNTMFFHRKASQRKQRNHIHRLVDDAGRVVEKTEEVPGVAVEYFKQLFTTTRPTDFGDIMRGVEGRVTREMNEGLRAQYTGEEVVQALNQMNPLKALGPDGMNGLCFQTYWHIVGPSVVR, translated from the exons ATGAATCTTTTGAGCCTTAACTGTAGGGGGCTGGGCAACCCCGATGCAGTATGCGGCTTGAAAAATCTGCTCAGGAGGGAGGAGGCTAGTGTGGTTTTTTTGTGTGAGACTAAATTGAGTAGTGGGGAGATGCATAGGGTGTGGAGTAGGTTTGACGGGTACACTGGAGTTGCTGTAGATAGTGTGGGCAGGTCAGGGGGGTTGGCGTTCTTGTGGCGTGATGATGTTCGTTGTACCCTTCAGAGTGCGTCAATGCATCACATGGACTTCGACGTTGAGATGAGGGAGATTAAGAGTAGAGTTACGGGTTTTTATGGGTGGCCGGCTGTTCAAGATAGGCATCTCTCATGGGATCTTCTTCGACTCTTAGCTTCAGAATCGGCGGGTCCTCGGCTGTGTGTTGGTAATTATAATGAAGTTCTTTTTTCTAGTGAAATGAAAGGAGGGGAGCGTGCCCAATGGCAAATGAATAATTTTAGGGATGCTGTTGATGAGTGTGGGCTTCGAGACATACCCTCTGAGGGTTATGCATTCACGTTTGACAATGGACAGAGTGGTGAGGATAACAAACATATCAGGATTGATAGAGCTATGGCTACGGGAGACTG GAGGTTAAGGGATGAATGTGGGCCGAGGAAGAAGTTTAGTTTTGAGCATGTGTGGGTCGGGGAAGAAGGGTGTGAGGATACAATCAGGAGGGCTTGGGAGCGAGATGAAGGTGATGTGCTTGCGACGATTGAGAATTGTGCTAGAGATCTTCTGAATTGGAAGGGGATAAGTATTGGGAAGGTGGTAAAAGAGCTGCGGGCGAAGCGACCAAGGCTTAAGGTGCTTAATGAGGGAGATGTGTCGACCAGGGACGTGGAAGAGAGGAGACGAGTGATTAGGGATATATCTAAGCTACTGCGACATGAGGAGCTTTTTTGGAGACAGCGTTCCCGTGCAATATGGCTGAAGGAAGGGGACAAAAACACGATGTTTTTTCATCGTAAGGCTAGTCAGAGGAAGCAACGAAATCACATACATCGACTTGTTGATGATGCGGGTAGGGTGGTTGAGAAGACCGAGGAAGTTCCGGGCGTGGCAGTGGAGTACTTTAAGCAGCTGTTTACTACGACGAGACCGACTGATTTTGGGGATATTATGCGGGGTGTAGAAGGGCGTGTGACCAGGGAGATGAATGAAGGGTTGCGAGCTCAGTACACGGGGGAGGAGGTTGTGCAAGCATTAAATCAGATGAATCCGCTCAAAGCTCTGGGGCCCGATGGAATGAATGGATTGTGTTTTCAGACCTACTGGCACATAGTGGGACCGTCTGTAGTCCGTTAA